The Quercus robur chromosome 7, dhQueRobu3.1, whole genome shotgun sequence genome has a segment encoding these proteins:
- the LOC126691934 gene encoding alpha carbonic anhydrase 7-like isoform X1 — MKNYSLPIFNCLFLLLLLYWQPISITTQTGEEPEFNYIEGSPKGPEHWGELKPEWKLCKIRHHQSPIDILYKDIRVNINLGDLRLNYKVSDAIIKNTDSYVEFPASMNAGAAVHPYCAPHGRKRDEEISVRRREEGTTVNRQSFWVEWVGDAGSIQIDYEQYSLSHCHWHSPAEHLINGKRYDLELHVVHENTSNQVSVVRAEFYQIGEPDSFLTKFTEELKTLVNNKGERAIGVIDPIETNTNTFMYYRYDGSLTTPPCNESVTWIVNGKINTVSSKQLQLLREANFDFRGEDNARPVQALNDRKIFLW, encoded by the exons ATGAAGAATTATAGTTTACCAATCTTCAATTGTTTGTTTCTCCTGCTTCTTCTATATTGGCAGCCAATATCTATTACTACTCAAACTG GTGAAGAACCAGAGTTTAACTATATTGAAGGGAGTCCAAAAGGACCCGAACATTGGGGAGAACTTAAGCCAGAATGGAAACTGTGTAAGATTAGGCATCATCAATCTCCAATTGATATATTGTATAAGGACATACGAGTTAACATAAATCTAGGAGATCTGAGATTGAATTATAAGGTTTCTGATGCAATCATAAAGAATACTGACAGTTATGTCGAG TTTCCTGCCTCCATGAACGCTGGTGCTGCTGTTCACCCCTACTGTGCGCCGCATGGAAGAAAAAGAGATGAAGAAATCTCAGTCCGGCGGCGTGAGGAGGGAACTACAGTCAATCGACAGAGTTTTTGG GTTGAATGGGTAGGTGATGCTGGATCAATTCAAATCGATTACGAGCAATACAGCCTCTCTCATTGCCATTGGCACTCACCTGCAGAGCATCTCATCAATGGCAagag GTATGACTTGGAGCTGCATGTGGTTCACGAAAACACGTCAAATCAAGTTTCTGTTGTACGTGCCGAGTTTTACCAAATTGGTGAGCCCGATTCATTCTTGACAAAG ttcacAGAGGAGCTAAAAACTTTGGTTAATAATAAGGGAGAGAGAGCCATAGGGGTAATAGATCCTATAGAGACGAACACAAATACATTCATGTATTACAGATACGATGGATCACTTACAACACCTCCTTGTAATGAAAGTGTTACTTGGATCGTCAATGGAAAG ATAAATACCGTCTCAAGCAAACAATTACAGTTACTTCGTGAAGCTAATTTCGAT TTCCGCGGAGAGGATAATGCAAGGCCTGTACAGGCTCTCAATGACCGGAAAATCTTCCTATGGTGA
- the LOC126691934 gene encoding alpha carbonic anhydrase 7-like isoform X2, with the protein MKNYSLPIFNCLFLLLLLYWQPISITTQTGEEPEFNYIEGSPKGPEHWGELKPEWKLCKIRHHQSPIDILYKDIRVNINLGDLRLNYKVSDAIIKNTDSYVEVEWVGDAGSIQIDYEQYSLSHCHWHSPAEHLINGKRYDLELHVVHENTSNQVSVVRAEFYQIGEPDSFLTKFTEELKTLVNNKGERAIGVIDPIETNTNTFMYYRYDGSLTTPPCNESVTWIVNGKINTVSSKQLQLLREANFDFRGEDNARPVQALNDRKIFLW; encoded by the exons ATGAAGAATTATAGTTTACCAATCTTCAATTGTTTGTTTCTCCTGCTTCTTCTATATTGGCAGCCAATATCTATTACTACTCAAACTG GTGAAGAACCAGAGTTTAACTATATTGAAGGGAGTCCAAAAGGACCCGAACATTGGGGAGAACTTAAGCCAGAATGGAAACTGTGTAAGATTAGGCATCATCAATCTCCAATTGATATATTGTATAAGGACATACGAGTTAACATAAATCTAGGAGATCTGAGATTGAATTATAAGGTTTCTGATGCAATCATAAAGAATACTGACAGTTATGTCGAG GTTGAATGGGTAGGTGATGCTGGATCAATTCAAATCGATTACGAGCAATACAGCCTCTCTCATTGCCATTGGCACTCACCTGCAGAGCATCTCATCAATGGCAagag GTATGACTTGGAGCTGCATGTGGTTCACGAAAACACGTCAAATCAAGTTTCTGTTGTACGTGCCGAGTTTTACCAAATTGGTGAGCCCGATTCATTCTTGACAAAG ttcacAGAGGAGCTAAAAACTTTGGTTAATAATAAGGGAGAGAGAGCCATAGGGGTAATAGATCCTATAGAGACGAACACAAATACATTCATGTATTACAGATACGATGGATCACTTACAACACCTCCTTGTAATGAAAGTGTTACTTGGATCGTCAATGGAAAG ATAAATACCGTCTCAAGCAAACAATTACAGTTACTTCGTGAAGCTAATTTCGAT TTCCGCGGAGAGGATAATGCAAGGCCTGTACAGGCTCTCAATGACCGGAAAATCTTCCTATGGTGA